Sequence from the Fusobacterium periodonticum 1_1_41FAA genome:
TCCAATTTGATATTGATCAACTCCTAAACCTAAAACTCCACCATCAGCAACCATAGTGTCAGCTGAAGGGAAAACTCCTATTTTAAATTTATCTGTAACTTTTACAACTGTTGCCATAGCACTTGCTATAGTATTGTCAATAGGAACAAATATTGCTTCAACTTCACTTGCTAAACTTTCTGTAACTTGTTGAATATCATTAGAGTTTGCTATTGAAGCTAATTTAACTTCTAATCCTAACTCAGCTGCATATTTTTTAGCTTCTTCAATTTGTTTTATTGAGTTGTCTTCACTTGAAGTATATAATAGACCAATTTTCTTTAAGTTAGGTATAATTTCCTTCATTAATTCAAGTTGTTGTTTTATAGGTGTTCTATCACTTACTCCAGTGATATTATTTCCTGGTTTTTCTTCACTTGCAATAAGACCTGCTTCAACTGGATAAGTAATTCCGGCCATGATTATAGGAATATCCTTTGTTGCATTAGCAAGACTTAAAGTTGCAGGTGTTGTAATTCCTACTAAGATATCATTTTTTTCACTAACTAATTTTTCACTCATAAGAGCAAGATTACTTTGTTCTCCTTGAGCATTTTGTAAATCAATTCTAATATTCTTTCCATCTTCATAACCTTGTCTTGCAAGTTCTTCTACCATTCCTTTGTAAATGCTATCTAAAGCTGGGTGACTAAGTAATTGTAATACCCCAACATTTATAACCTTTTCTTCTGTAACTTGTGCCTTTTCTTGAGCAACTTGTTCTTGGCTATTGTCTTTTTTATTATTTAAAAAATAATACCCTAACACAATAATTAACAAAGCTCCAAAAAATAAAACCGATTTTT
This genomic interval carries:
- the trpX gene encoding tryptophan ABC transporter substrate-binding protein; the encoded protein is MKKSVLFFGALLIIVLGYYFLNNKKDNSQEQVAQEKAQVTEEKVINVGVLQLLSHPALDSIYKGMVEELARQGYEDGKNIRIDLQNAQGEQSNLALMSEKLVSEKNDILVGITTPATLSLANATKDIPIIMAGITYPVEAGLIASEEKPGNNITGVSDRTPIKQQLELMKEIIPNLKKIGLLYTSSEDNSIKQIEEAKKYAAELGLEVKLASIANSNDIQQVTESLASEVEAIFVPIDNTIASAMATVVKVTDKFKIGVFPSADTMVADGGVLGLGVDQYQIGVETAKVIVDVINGKKPADTPIVLANEGVIYLNEAKAQELGIEIPATIKEKAQIVK